The nucleotide sequence CTAATGGCTTTTGAGCATGTAGGAACATCAAAGTCTCGTTTACCTGAAAAGGACTTGCAGAGTTTGACTGTTGAGAGACTCCGGGTTCTTTTGAAGGAGAGAGGTCTTTCCTTGAAGGGAAAGAAGGCAAGTACCAAAAACATTTCATTTCTGCACTTTTTAAGATTCTTAATGCCGTCGCTCACTAATTCCATCCGTTGTGGACGCATTGGTGGAGTGAATCTAGTTCATTTAATGAGTACATCCAATTCATGGTCTTGATGGACCACTAATTGGTGCCACTAAAATTGATTTTCGCTGGAAGGTTTGcccttattttcttattatatcAGTCTCATACATGGAAGCGTGTTGGCAGGATGAACTGATTGCTCGATTAAGAGGTACAAATGGCTAATCGTATGATGGAAAAGTGGAAAGTGTCTACATCAGAAGCTAGGACGGGCGTTTTTCTTCTGATGTAAGTGCTTCTTGGAGATAATTTACAGTGAGAAGAGTCATCGTCCTCCCAAGACTGCATTTTGTATGGTTTTGTGTGTTAGTGCTTTGGTCTAAACCAGCAGATAGTATGTTTGTAATGAGAGAGGTTTGAATTGATAATGCTCAGAGAAGTGCAAACCTGATCACCATATTCTCATTTCTAAAGACTTTTTGCAATCGGCTGTTCATGTTCTTTTGCCCCTAAGCTCTATAGAAAGTCACAGGCAATGTTCCAGTGTTGTTGTCCTGCCACTTCTTTCTTTCCTGAGGTTCTTGGGTCCGTCTCTTGTACCTCATCTTTGAATTGCTTGTATCTTCACAAAGTGGGCGCCTTGCATGCTAGGGACACCTGCTCTTTCTGTGCCTTGCGATCGATCTTCATAGCAGTAGTTGTTCCTCATGCCCCCTACAGATTGCGCTCAGAGAAACCCCCTTGAGCAAATGCTTTGCCTTGGTTCTTCATGGCAGAGTAGCCTattcatttttgtctttttgacAGAAAACAGACTCTTAACAGAGCAGCACATTTCCAATGTGTAGCCTGGATGGATGAAGTTGCCGCTGCGTTTCTTTTCCAGGATGCAGGGCAGTTAAATGCTGGGAACTTTAGAAATCTCGTCTTTGATGGGTTATTTTGAAACTTGGCTACACTTTGGATTGCTTGTTAATGACGAGCTTTCAGAATATGTCCTtgtaaattcaattttattggGGGTATAATCCCCTTATACGTAAGAGTACGGTcatgaaatggagaaaaaattgTAGAGCTGAAGATCATGGACGAGGATGGTTGTAAATAAGCAAGTCACGTACTAATTCTTTGATGTTGTGATGTAGCTGTTGTATTATGATATATTGTATTGTGTTATCAAAATAGTGTTAAAAAATTGTGTTTGATAACTAAGTATGATGTTgtatttattactattaaaaataagtaataaacGTCGGTTGcttgtaaattattttgatttttataaaaagtgGACGcatattgttttttcttttaaacagcttaatttttttttttagagaaataactaatttaaaaacaaagtcATGTTTTatccaataatttattttttgtcaaaaaaaagtatactttaaaaatatatcagTATCAAATAGTCATTACTCTTTTGAGGGCTCGTGTTGGATGCGAGTGTTTGGGTCCCCCCGCCCCCTCCGTTCTatcttaatttgtttgtttatgtTGGTCGAAGCAGATAAagagttttgttattttattttttttaaataaaaaaaattaatttaatgttatcatgtgtaatttgtaattttttttttaaaaaaaaggacCGCAACTGCCAATTAACTTtcaatactaaaaaataattttttactagaaatattaaaaataactttttactagaaatccaatttaccATCACACAATACATTGGGCCCCTCGGAACCCCGGTCCAAACTCGAGCCATAAACCCTGTCTAGACGCGGTAGGGTTTTGCGGTCTCTTCTATTCCGAAACCCTAGTTCGAATTCCCTTCAGTCGGGATCCGAAACCCTTCCAGCAGTAGGCTAGTAGCCATGGTCAATCTCTCTCCTCTTCTCGTTTCTATATCCATGCATATGCACACGTGTacgtatatataatatatttatgcgaATGTATGTTTTTTCTTATCCCTTGTTGGTTTATGTTCGTTTTTTAGGTGAAGTATTCGAGGGAACCGGACAATCCCACCAAGTGTAAGTTCTCCTGATGTTGTCGTTGAATCTGAGTTTTTGGATGATttgaattctttccctccaTTATCTCCGTGGCCAAACAGCGAATTTTGCGTTCTAAACCGTTGGTTTAATAATTTACTCtggttttttatgttttaagatgtattttttttttttcagcttgCAAAGCTAGCGGATCTGATCTCCGAGTTCACTTTAAGGTATGCAGATGTTATTCTGGCCTTTGTATAATTGTGTGTGTTTATGAAAAAGATACTCGTGTAGATTTGTGATCCCTTgatttatagttttatttttcattttgtatatgAATGAAAGATGTCgttgtcttttctttttcttcgggTCTTGAATTCACATTTACCGCCGTATTGCTTGGGGATATATGCCTTTTcacttgaaattttattttgggtcacTGATCAGAACTCAGAATTTTCCTGAATTGACATCTAGATAAATGCTTTGTGTGAGACTGTGAAACTGGTGTTGAAGATGGATCCGTATGTTTATGTGCTTGTAAGATTCATGGGTTTGCAgcttttatttgattaatagaAACATTGGGAAGTATAAATGTCAGCATTTGTTCTAGAAGTTGCcccaagtaaaaattattaagaagTGATGAAGGATGTTTGAGCCCTGTATACTTGAAATGTAATGATTATACATCTTGGACTGTTCATGTGTATGGCAGAAAACGTGTTGATAAGTGCTACGCCAAACTACAAAGAGAGAACTAAGGTAGAATCAATTACGTGCCATAACATATTTGTGAGAAATATATGTTAGCTAGAGGACTGTTACTGGGTTGGGATGTACAATATCAAAATGGAACTCTGAAACCCAAGTTCACAGTTCTGATTTGGAAAGGGATGTTTTTTAGACATCTCCCTCACACTGGAATTGAAATCAAAACGGGGATATATCTGCACAATTTGCTAGTCTGCTTGATCTTGGGCTCTACTTCGTTTGAGTCTTCCCCTTTAAGCAAGGTAAGAAATAGTTAAGGAAGGTCAAGTCTCAAGATTAGTTCTTGTTTCTTATATctatatgtttttttaattggCTTTATGTTGCATTTCTGCTGTCCTAATCTTTGAGGTCCACATAAGAGCTGATCTCAATTTTCttaattctggaattttttggaTTTACAGTGAGGTGATGAAGATAAAAAAGATAACAATTTTACTGTAATTGTTGTctttttgttatctttttatatttttatttaccaGCTGTATTATCTGGTGTGATTtacttttctatctttttatcATTGAGTCTTCTTCTGTTTTGAGTATGTTCTCTTGTGTTTGTAACTCCATTGTTTTTATTCTCTCCTTGTAGAACACAAGGGAGACAGCCCACGCCATTCGAAAATTGCCTCTAGTCAAGGCCAGAAGGTATTTGGAGGATGTTCTTGCCCACAAACAAGCAATTCCATTCACACGATTCTGTGGAGGAGTTGGGCGAACTGCTCAGGCAAAGAACCGCCACTCAAATGGACAAGGACGTTGGCCTGTTAAGTCTGCGAGATTTATTCTGGACTTGCTTAAGAATGCCG is from Diospyros lotus cultivar Yz01 chromosome 2, ASM1463336v1, whole genome shotgun sequence and encodes:
- the LOC127795120 gene encoding 60S ribosomal protein L17-2-like, which produces MVKYSREPDNPTKSCKASGSDLRVHFKNTRETAHAIRKLPLVKARRYLEDVLAHKQAIPFTRFCGGVGRTAQAKNRHSNGQGRWPVKSARFILDLLKNAESNAEVKGLDVDSLYISHIQVNQAQKQRRRTYRAHGRINPYMSAPCHIELILSEKEEPVKKEPEMQVASGARKGKALRSDVSS